Sequence from the Fusarium oxysporum Fo47 chromosome VI, complete sequence genome:
CTTATGGGCAGCAAGTAGCCATGTAGACCTTTCTGAAGAACCCGGAATTTTCGTTTTAAATTACCGTAGGGCTATCCAGACTTTGCACATTAGTTCTGTATCTATCAAGCCTTGAGATTGTCAGGCGTATCAGGCTGATTCTGCCAATGCGCCTTCACAACAGCAGGATGATCCTTCAACCCCTCCACAATCTTCCCAATCGTCGGAAACAGCGTCAAATCAACACCAAATCTCTCAGCATTCCACATCGCAGGCATCAAACAAGCATCCGCCAACGTCAACTCATCACCAACGCTACACTTCCCCGCCGAATCCTTCACGACCTCCTCATAAGCCTTAAGTCCATCACTCATGAGCTGCTTATTCCACTCTTCTGCATTCCCGCCGAGCTCTCTGACACGACGCATGATGCGCAAATTTGTAACGGGCTGGATATCGGCGCAgatgatgttgacgaggGTTCGCACTATTGCGCGTGCTTCGGGGTTGGAGGGTAAGAGGGCATGGGAAGGGTGTTTTTCTTCGAGATATTCGAGGGCTGCGACGGATTGGCCGATGCGGAAGGGTTTGTCTTTGGAGGCATTTGAGATGAGAACGGGGACGGATGCTGATGGGTTGAGGGTTTTGTGAGAGTCGGAGAGGTGCTCGTTCTTTAGAAGATTGACAAATGCTAGTTCGTATGGAATACCTTTTGCATTGAGAGCGATGCGAATACGCgctgagcaggaggatctGAAGTAAGAGTAGAGAGTATACTGAGAGTCAGACATATTGAACGATGAAATTGATCAGGTTACTACTGTAAATGAGAGCAGTTCAATTGAAGAGAAGTAAAGGACCTCCTCACAACGACCCGACCCCAAGGCCACGCCCTTCTTATGTCACGAGAATGATTGTGCAGGTATGCTGTCATTGTGTAAAGCATTACCCGTCGCTAGCCTGGTAGTGCCGAACTCTGAAGTCTTGGGGGTCGGAAGGATTCCGGTGCAATGCGGGGTGAGTGTGATAATCCGGGGTAGTTCGGGAGAATAACGGCAATGCTGTGATGGAAGGGAGAGTAATTCCGCTCATGGTAGCCGGCTGAGTCAGACTCTGATAATTGAGAGTTAAGTGAGTGCGGATGAGTGTCATTCACAGGGCTTCCTTATCATTCGCGATCAACTATCGGCTTATATGGAGATGGTACGGATACAGGTCATTGGATGTTAATGATGGTTATATGTTTCACAATTTTGAGTCTATGAatgagagagagaaagaaatcGCGATCTGTATTCATCGATCCAGTTCTATACTACATGGACCAGCCATGACTTGTTTCATACCACTTCTGATCCAAATAAGGTATCATGAAGGGCAGAATCCATAAGATCCAACGCCAACAAAAAGGGGATAAAATAACTGCTgaaccaagaacaagatcgatgttgaggaagattgaaagtcgttgatgagaagtCGAAAGCAATGAATGATACAAACTCGCTGATGAAATTGACAGTAATAATTGATTGAAGCCGTTGACAACAAGCTGACAGTAAATCGGCCGCTAGCAATAACCAAAGCCGCTCATGACGTTGCAGCCAGGCATATAAGACTGGTTCATGCTTCCATACTGTAACAAAGACTGGCCGCGGATCAAACCGTTTAAGCCGACTGTCTGCGGATAAATACAACTGGCCATTAGGCTCTGTTGCTGCGCTGCCATGGCAAACGCTTGTTGTGGTGTAATCTCAATCAACCCATTATGAGCTGCTCCGTAAACACCTGGACTAGCAGgcggagatgaagagagaagtgaagatggcgaggcAGAAGAtaaaagaggagaagatggaggtgAAGGTATAGTCGGCATAGCCGTACAACCAGAGATCTTTGCCCTGTACCCTCTAGGTCGATACTTTGCCTGAAGAAATCTCCCTTCTCGCTTGGTGGGGTGATATATAACGTCGTGTCCACCAGGGACAGACGGATTGATAATGACCCTCGCTGGTCCAGGATCCTTCGAGTGTGAGTATACGCCACTAAGGCAGAGAGGATACTCCATCCACGGGCCGGCTACCTTTAGCGGTAGTGCCTCGCTATTGCGAAAGGTGTGAGGATAGGTAGCCCAAGGACTGCACTCAGGAACATGCTCGCTTTGCTTTCGCACCTCATGTGCAGGGATCTTCTTGAAAGAGATGTCCTCCACGTTTGACAGAGAGTAGTAGGAGGATGTTGACAAGTTGTCATCCATGTCATCCTCTGATCTGCTCATGTGGTCCATGACTCCTAAGTCGGCAAGGGAAGGCATTGTCCCAAAGTATAAAGTGCCAGAGAGAAATCAAAAGATAGGTGGTGATTGTCCAGACTAAAAGTTTAATTGAAGTAAATGAGGTGTGTCGTTAGGGTCGACCAAGTGATGTAATTGTATTTATTCGTTCTGCAGCTCAGGAGCGCATGAACAAGACTATCTGGTATTGCGCCAATCTTGACCAAGGAAAGTATGGCAAGTAGTTCTTCAGAAAAGTAAGAAAGAATGGTACTGAAATAAATGGCCAGGAGACTCCAGTAAGCAGGTAGGTTCGAAATAAAAGCCAGCTGGGAGAAGGTGTCGAAAGGTAGAAGTAATTGCAGGTAACCAAAGTTGAGAGTCttgctgaagagaagatggtAATTGATCAAGAGTAAAATAAGTTGCCGAGAGATTGTAGAGAAGTGCCAGTATGTATGTGAGTCgtaaaaagagaaagagctGGTAGAAATTGCCCCAAAGACTGAAGTAAACTGGTGACCAAAGGTAAGACTGTTGCTAGcaagctgaagaggagatgaagaaatggcaacaGTTGAATAAGTAGCCAGGCAACAGTCGATAAGTACCAGTGT
This genomic interval carries:
- a CDS encoding glutathione S-transferase: MSDSQYTLYSYFRSSCSARIRIALNAKGIPYELAFVNLLKNEHLSDSHKTLNPSASVPVLISNASKDKPFRIGQSVAALEYLEEKHPSHALLPSNPEARAIVRTLVNIICADIQPVTNLRIMRRVRELGGNAEEWNKQLMSDGLKAYEEVVKDSAGKCSVGDELTLADACLMPAMWNAERFGVDLTLFPTIGKIVEGLKDHPAVVKAHWQNQPDTPDNLKA